One Thomasclavelia spiroformis DSM 1552 DNA window includes the following coding sequences:
- a CDS encoding DUF2798 domain-containing protein, producing the protein MEKSKLHHFLFTVAMAFIMVYAMICYNISLNIGGMTNAVFVMAFHELWIMWPIAIILELCFVERIAVNLAFKRLDKNTDSHRIQITISTMIVCLMCPIMSFIATLLFKDAGMEFIAVWLETTVLNFPMALAWQIFYGGAAIRQLEKMYIKHFTTNKN; encoded by the coding sequence ATGGAAAAATCAAAATTACATCACTTTTTATTTACAGTTGCAATGGCATTTATTATGGTTTATGCCATGATTTGCTATAACATTTCTTTAAATATTGGAGGAATGACTAATGCAGTTTTTGTGATGGCATTTCATGAATTATGGATCATGTGGCCTATAGCAATTATTTTAGAGTTATGTTTTGTAGAAAGAATAGCAGTTAATTTAGCTTTTAAAAGATTAGATAAAAATACTGATTCACATCGTATTCAAATTACTATTTCTACAATGATTGTTTGTTTAATGTGTCCTATTATGAGTTTTATAGCGACGTTACTATTTAAAGATGCTGGTATGGAGTTTATAGCGGTGTGGTTAGAAACAACGGTATTAAATTTTCCAATGGCTTTAGCTTGGCAAATTTTTTATGGGGGTGCTGCTATTCGTCAGTTAGAAAAAATGTATATAAAACATTTTACAACTAATAAAAACTAA
- a CDS encoding M24B family metallopeptidase, protein MIKENIKKLQSLMKENEIDIYIIPTSDFHQSEYVGEYFKGRKFLSGFTGSAGTLVVTLDKAYLWTDGRYFIQAQQQLEGSDIILMKMAMPNVPTIKEFLDQNTDKTVGFDGRVMSYKDVCQYKNKLITNIDLVDEIWSDRPSISHQPAYLYDEKYCGESRASKLKRIREAMNDCDYHIITSLDDIAWLFNIRGNDVACNPVVLAYSLISKNDATLYVLDGVIDKKMQDILKEDGIIVKAYNDIYEDVKSLQGKVLLDDLLVNYQICSNLNCKIVKMTNPTQYFKAIKNETEINATKNAHLKDGVAMTKFMYWLKTNVGKIDLDEVIISDKLEEFRKEQADFYDLSFDTICGYKENAALMHYKALPEKCAKVTNKGMLLIDSGGQYIDGTIDTTRTFVLGKISDIERRDFTIALKALLRLQAAHFVAGTTGPNLDILARGIVYEYNLDYRCGTGHGVGHFLNVHEGPNGFRPKDRPGSAPMCAFEPGMITTNEPGIYIEGSHGVRHENEMLCVEITNNEYGQFLKFEPITYVPFDLDGLDLKLLSNHEIKQINEYQQFVYDKISSYLTNEEKTWLQDNLLIKIE, encoded by the coding sequence ATGATAAAAGAAAATATAAAAAAATTACAAAGTTTAATGAAAGAAAATGAAATCGATATTTATATCATTCCTACAAGTGATTTTCACCAAAGTGAATACGTTGGTGAATATTTTAAAGGACGTAAATTTTTATCAGGATTTACAGGTTCAGCGGGAACTTTAGTAGTAACTCTTGATAAAGCTTATTTATGGACTGATGGGCGCTATTTTATTCAAGCTCAACAACAATTAGAAGGCAGCGATATTATTTTAATGAAAATGGCAATGCCTAATGTTCCTACAATCAAAGAGTTTCTTGATCAAAACACTGATAAAACTGTTGGTTTTGATGGACGTGTGATGTCATATAAAGATGTTTGTCAGTATAAAAATAAATTAATTACTAATATAGATTTAGTTGATGAAATTTGGAGCGATCGCCCAAGTATATCTCATCAACCTGCTTATTTATATGATGAAAAGTATTGTGGAGAATCACGAGCTTCTAAATTAAAAAGAATTCGTGAAGCAATGAATGATTGTGATTATCATATCATTACTAGCTTAGATGATATTGCCTGGTTATTTAATATTCGTGGTAATGATGTTGCATGTAATCCAGTAGTATTAGCTTATTCATTAATCAGTAAAAATGATGCTACTTTATATGTTCTTGATGGTGTAATTGACAAAAAAATGCAAGATATCTTAAAAGAAGATGGAATTATTGTTAAAGCATATAATGATATTTATGAAGATGTAAAATCACTACAAGGTAAAGTTTTACTAGATGATTTACTTGTCAATTATCAAATCTGCAGTAATCTAAATTGTAAAATTGTAAAAATGACTAACCCAACGCAATACTTTAAAGCAATTAAAAATGAAACTGAAATTAACGCTACTAAAAACGCTCATTTAAAAGATGGTGTGGCAATGACTAAATTTATGTATTGGTTAAAAACTAATGTTGGAAAAATTGATTTAGACGAAGTCATCATTAGTGATAAACTAGAAGAATTCAGAAAAGAACAAGCTGATTTTTATGATTTAAGTTTTGACACAATTTGCGGATATAAAGAAAATGCTGCTTTAATGCATTATAAAGCTCTACCAGAAAAATGCGCTAAAGTTACTAATAAAGGAATGTTACTAATTGATTCTGGGGGACAATATATCGATGGAACTATTGATACAACAAGAACTTTTGTTCTAGGTAAAATTAGCGATATTGAAAGACGTGACTTTACTATTGCTTTAAAAGCTCTATTACGTTTACAGGCCGCACACTTTGTTGCAGGAACAACTGGTCCAAACTTAGATATTTTAGCTCGCGGAATTGTTTATGAATATAATTTAGATTATCGTTGTGGTACTGGCCATGGTGTAGGACATTTCTTAAATGTTCATGAAGGTCCAAATGGCTTTAGACCTAAAGACCGTCCTGGAAGTGCACCAATGTGTGCTTTTGAACCAGGAATGATCACTACTAATGAACCTGGTATTTATATTGAAGGTAGTCATGGCGTGCGTCATGAAAATGAAATGTTATGCGTTGAAATAACAAATAATGAATATGGTCAATTCTTAAAATTTGAACCAATTACATATGTACCTTTTGATTTAGATGGTTTAGATCTTAAATTATTATCTAATCATGAAATAAAACAAATTAATGAATATCAACAATTTGTATATGATAAAATTTCTTCATATTTAACTAATGAAGAAAAAACTTGGCTACAAGATAACTTATTAATTAAAATTGAATAG